One window of Pyrus communis chromosome 12, drPyrComm1.1, whole genome shotgun sequence genomic DNA carries:
- the LOC137710986 gene encoding glycerol-3-phosphate acyltransferase, chloroplastic-like: protein MFTLSATPSTAFLTPRISPSSLSSSASAAYSSSLLSSSWLCLVSLRWRSSACPCLFSTLKVTAMAELVKDTESASLSPIQCAERRETNHSRTFLNATTEQELLSAIRKETEAGRLPSTVASGMEDLYQNYKNAILQSGNPKADEIVLSNMTAVLDRVFLDIEDPFIFSPYHKAMREPFDYYMFGQNYIRPLVDFRNSYVGNHSIFYEIEEKLQQGHNIFLISNHQTEADPAVIALLLESTNPHLAEKMTYIAGDRVVTDPLCKPFSMGRNLICVYSKKHMNDVPELADMKRKANTRSLKEMAVLLRGGSQIVWIAPSGGRDRPDPATGEWYPAPFDAASLDNLRRLGEHSAAPGHIYPLALLCHNIMPPPPQVEKEIGERRMIAFHGTGLSVAPEITFSDITASCQNSEEAREVYSQALYGIVTEHYNVLKAAIHYEQGLNASTPNVSLSQPWS from the exons atgtTTACTCTCTCTGCGACGCCATCCACCGCATTCCTCACGCCTAGGATTTCGCCGTCGTCTCTTTCCTCCTCGGCCTCCGCTGCTTACTCTTCGTCActgttgtcttcttcttggcTGTGCTTGGTCTCTCTGAGGTGGCGGAGCTCCGCCTGTCCTTGCTTGTTTTCCACCTTGAAGGTGACTGCCATGGCGGAGCTGGTGAAGGACACTGAGTCGGCTTCTTTGTCGCCCATTCAGTGTGCAGAGAGGAGGGAGACTAACCATTCTCGCACCTTTCTCAATGCGACCACTGAACAAG AGCTGCTGTCTGCAATAAGGAAGGAAACAGAAGCTGGCAGGCTTCCCTCAACTGTTGCTTCAGGAATGGAAGACTTATATCAGAATTACAAAAATGCT ATTCTTCAAAGCGGAAATCCCAAGGCAGATGAGATTGTGTTGTCAAATATGACTGCTGTATTGGATCGTGTATTCTTGGATATAGAG GATCCATTTATCTTCTCACCATATCACAAAGCAATGCGAGAGCCTTTTGATTACTACATGTTTGGTCAAAACTATATTCGTCCTTTAGTTGATTTCAG AAACTCATATGTTGGCAACCATTCCATTTTCTATGAAATTGAAGAGAAGCTTCAGCAG GGTCACAACATCTTTTTGATATCAAACCACCAAACTGAAGCAGATCCAGCTGTCATTGCCTTGTTGCTTGAATCAACAAACCCACATCTCGCTGAGAAAATG ACCTACATAGCAGGAGATAGGGTTGTGacagatcctctttgtaagcCCTTCAGCATGGGGAG GAATCTGATATGTGTATACTCCAAAAAGCACATGAATGATGTTCCTGAGCTTGCTGATATGAAAAGGAAAGCAAACACACGGAGCTTGAAGGAAATGGCAGTGCTATTGAG GGGCGGGTCACAGATTGTATGGATTGCACCTAGTGGTGGAAGGGACCGGCCAGATCCTGCAACAGGAGAATGGTACCCG GCACCTTTTGATGCTGCTTCACTGGACAATCTAAGAAGGCTTGGTGAACATTCTGCTGCACCAGGGCATATATATCCCTTAGCATTGTTGTGTCACAACATCATGCCCCCTCCACCCCAG GTAGAAAAAGAAATTGGAGAAAGGAGAATGATCGCCTTCCATGGTACTGGATTATCGGTTGCACCAGAAATCACCTTCTCTGATATTACTGCTTCCTGTCAAAATTCTGAAGAG GCTAGGGAGGTATACTCACAAGCTCTGTATGGTATTGTTACTGAACATTACAATGTGCTGAAAGCTGCTATACATTATGAACAAGGACTAAACGCATCCACTCCAAATGTTTCTTTGTCACAACCATGGAGTTAG